In Silene latifolia isolate original U9 population chromosome 3, ASM4854445v1, whole genome shotgun sequence, a single window of DNA contains:
- the LOC141647026 gene encoding protein yippee-like At5g53940 encodes MGRIFAIELEGRTYKCKFCKTQLALSDDLVSRAFHSRRGKAYLFNNAINTVLGATEERQMLSGLHTVADIFCCCCGQIVGWKYEAAHDKSQKYKEGKFVLERSRIIDGLDTEFYIDARPMSDSEDV; translated from the exons ATGGGAAGAATATTTGCAATAGAATTAGAAGGGAGAACTTATAAATGCAAATTCTGTAAAACCCAGCTTGCTCTTTCAGATGATCTTGTTTCCAGG GCTTTTCATTCTCGACGAGGAAAAGCATACCTGTTTAACAATGC GATAAACACCGTCTTAGGTGCCACGGAAGAAAGACAGATGCTTTCTGGGCTGCATACTGTTGCTGATATATTTTGTTGCTGCTGTGGCCAGATTGTTGGTTGGAAATAT GAAGCCGCTCATGATAAAAGCCAGAAATACAAAGAAGGCAAATTTGTTCTTGAAAG AAGCAGGATCATCGATGGCTTAGACACCGAGTTCTACATAGATGCTCGTCCAATGAGTGATTCCGAAGATGTTTAG
- the LOC141646993 gene encoding uncharacterized protein LOC141646993 isoform X1, which translates to MGTGSISKRKKKRSQSQKHSKKRSRRNKDKSKKPKRRHDSVSGSEEDSKSNSLLSRSSSEEEYRGRKRARSRDRKDRKDRKKRVKRGNSVSESSGDDSPVVKKRKKSKMSKGSESKKKRHGKKRKRSPSVSSSSGRSMSRSSCERSGGSEKEEVKERKGREKGKEKRVSKKREKSKERSLSKRKRRSRSRSPCSLRSESNSYGSEDRMVKDNNTKRSVNKTKHRSESRSPYSLHIESHSYDSQARMVEENNTKRLKSIIVVVHEKDEAEIRDSNWDGNKAEIVFEHDEYPSRSNDSNDGVIRRETSSFSHDVNSGKLKSLDDTNREIVPCDVQSSEIPESQSVVTEKTGGINLTTSGSGGNGQLKGNGIGVSVETASSNGDDLAAVLRQKALENFLKRQVKSSAKNAGDKRVGLDSEPNSSSFLKTDHAPHTSALHSGLKSVQKLAKADEVDNITDLPSSSKAGNNASLPRRESGISRLTETYTAPSGFADSRTKLGLSSPRKEFIGARNTWRRQSVSQASSLTNPEQHIGKDTKQKLESKEFSQRDLSTPKKPINKDSTQQLTSHEVSQPNPLTLKTPVDRDSKQQFTSQEVSQPNLSAPKVIDLRSIKGSGSSRIDSTASASQPSDVVEHGSNENTNETDVDSQFQQKTMSVMRGGEMVQVSYKVYIPNKAPALARRQLKR; encoded by the exons atggggACTGGATCGATTTCTAAACGCAAGAAGAAACGATCTCAATCTCAG AAACATAGCAAGAAGAGAAGTAGAAGAAATAAGGATAAAAGCAAGAAACCGAAAAGACGGCATGATTCGGTTTCAGGTTCAGAGGAAGATTCAAAGTCGAATTCTTTGTTGTCGCGTTCTAGTTCTGAGGAAGAGTATAGAGGTAGGAAGAGAGCGAGGTCTCGAGATAGGAAAGATAGGAAGGATCGTAAAAAGAGGGTTAAGAGAGGTAATTCGGTGAGTGAGAGCTCTGGTGATGATTCACCTGTTGTTAAGAAACGGAAAAAGTCGAAGATGAGTAAGGGTTCTGAGTCCAAGAAGAAGCGACATGGGAAGAAGCGTAAGAGGAGTCCTAGTGTTAGTTCTTCGAGTGGGCGGTCTATGAGTCGTTCGTCATGTGAACGTAGTGGTGGTAGTGAGAAGGAGGAAGTGAAGGAGAGGAAGGGCAGGGAGAAGGGTAAGGAGAAGAGAGTGAGTAAAAAGAGGGAGAAGAGTAAGGAAAGGAGCTTGAGTAAGAGGAAGCGTAGGTCAAGGAGCCGTTCTCCTTGTAGTTTGCGTAGTGAGAGTAATAGCTATGGTAGCGAGGATAGGATGGTCAAGGACAATAATACAAAAAGGAGTGTGAATAAGACAAAACATAGGTCAGAGAGTCGTTCCCCTTATAGTTTGCATATTGAGAGTCATAGCTATGATAGTCAGGCTAGGATGGTGGAAGAGAATAATACAAAACGATTAAAGTCGATTATAGTCGTCGTACATGAAAAAGACGAGGCTGAAATAAGAGATTCGAATTGGGACGGAAATAAAGCTGAAATTGTTTTTGAGCATGATGAGTATCCTAGTAGGAGTAATGATAGTAATGATGGTGTGATTAGAAGGGAGACATCTTCATTTTCCCATGATGTTAATTCTGGGAAACTGAAATCCCTGGATGATACAAATAGAGAAATTGTTCCTTGTGATGTACAGTCTTCTGAAATTCCAGAAAGTCAAAGTGTAGTTACAGAAAAAACCGGGGGAATAAATTTGACCACATCTGGCTCTGGGGGGAACGGTCAACTGAAGGGAAATGGTATTGGTGTTTCTGTTGAAACTGCTAGTTCAAATGGCGATGATTTAGCAGCAGTTTTAAGACAAAAGGCGTTGGAAAATTTTCTCAAACGCCAAGTTAAATCGTCAGCAAAGAATGCTGGGGATAAGAGAGTGGGCCTCGATAGTGAACCGAATAGTTCATCATTTTTAAAGACTGATCACGCCCCACATACAAGTGCTTTACATAGTGGTCTCAAATCTGTTCAAAAGTTGGCGAAGGCTGATGAAGTGGATAATATCACTGATTTGCCTAGTTCGTCGAAAGCTGGTAATAATGCTTCTCTACCTAGACGTGAGTCAGGAATAAGCCGTCTAACTGAAACGTATACTGCCCCTAGTGGTTTTGCTGATAGCAGAACCAAGTTAGGATTATCATCACCAAGAAAAGAATTTATAGGAGCACGAAACACATGGAGACGACAATCGGTATCACAAGCATCTTCTCTAACAAACCCAGAACAACATATAGGTAAGGATACTAAACAGAAGCTGGAGTCAAAAGAGTTTTCTCAGCGAGACTTGTCGACACCGAAAAAACCTATAAATAAAGACTCTACACAACAGTTGACCTCACATGAGGTTTCTCAGCCAAACCCATTGACACTGAAAACCCCTGTAGATAGGGACTCTAAACAACAGTTTACCTCTCAAGAAGTCTCTCAGCCAAACCTGTCAGCCCCTAAAGTTATTGATCTTCGCTCGATCAAGGGATCTGGATCTTCACGCATAGATAGTACTGCCTCCGCTTCACAACCTTCTGATGTAGTAGAACACGGCTCAAATGAAAATACCAATGAAACCGATGTGGACTCGCAGTTCCAGCAGAAGACAATGTCTGTCATGAGAGGTGGTGAAATGGTGCAG GTAAGCTACAAAGTTTATATTCCGAACAAAGCCCCTGCCTTGGCTCGAAGGCAACTGAAACGCTGA
- the LOC141646993 gene encoding uncharacterized protein LOC141646993 isoform X2: MSKGSESKKKRHGKKRKRSPSVSSSSGRSMSRSSCERSGGSEKEEVKERKGREKGKEKRVSKKREKSKERSLSKRKRRSRSRSPCSLRSESNSYGSEDRMVKDNNTKRSVNKTKHRSESRSPYSLHIESHSYDSQARMVEENNTKRLKSIIVVVHEKDEAEIRDSNWDGNKAEIVFEHDEYPSRSNDSNDGVIRRETSSFSHDVNSGKLKSLDDTNREIVPCDVQSSEIPESQSVVTEKTGGINLTTSGSGGNGQLKGNGIGVSVETASSNGDDLAAVLRQKALENFLKRQVKSSAKNAGDKRVGLDSEPNSSSFLKTDHAPHTSALHSGLKSVQKLAKADEVDNITDLPSSSKAGNNASLPRRESGISRLTETYTAPSGFADSRTKLGLSSPRKEFIGARNTWRRQSVSQASSLTNPEQHIGKDTKQKLESKEFSQRDLSTPKKPINKDSTQQLTSHEVSQPNPLTLKTPVDRDSKQQFTSQEVSQPNLSAPKVIDLRSIKGSGSSRIDSTASASQPSDVVEHGSNENTNETDVDSQFQQKTMSVMRGGEMVQVSYKVYIPNKAPALARRQLKR; the protein is encoded by the exons ATGAGTAAGGGTTCTGAGTCCAAGAAGAAGCGACATGGGAAGAAGCGTAAGAGGAGTCCTAGTGTTAGTTCTTCGAGTGGGCGGTCTATGAGTCGTTCGTCATGTGAACGTAGTGGTGGTAGTGAGAAGGAGGAAGTGAAGGAGAGGAAGGGCAGGGAGAAGGGTAAGGAGAAGAGAGTGAGTAAAAAGAGGGAGAAGAGTAAGGAAAGGAGCTTGAGTAAGAGGAAGCGTAGGTCAAGGAGCCGTTCTCCTTGTAGTTTGCGTAGTGAGAGTAATAGCTATGGTAGCGAGGATAGGATGGTCAAGGACAATAATACAAAAAGGAGTGTGAATAAGACAAAACATAGGTCAGAGAGTCGTTCCCCTTATAGTTTGCATATTGAGAGTCATAGCTATGATAGTCAGGCTAGGATGGTGGAAGAGAATAATACAAAACGATTAAAGTCGATTATAGTCGTCGTACATGAAAAAGACGAGGCTGAAATAAGAGATTCGAATTGGGACGGAAATAAAGCTGAAATTGTTTTTGAGCATGATGAGTATCCTAGTAGGAGTAATGATAGTAATGATGGTGTGATTAGAAGGGAGACATCTTCATTTTCCCATGATGTTAATTCTGGGAAACTGAAATCCCTGGATGATACAAATAGAGAAATTGTTCCTTGTGATGTACAGTCTTCTGAAATTCCAGAAAGTCAAAGTGTAGTTACAGAAAAAACCGGGGGAATAAATTTGACCACATCTGGCTCTGGGGGGAACGGTCAACTGAAGGGAAATGGTATTGGTGTTTCTGTTGAAACTGCTAGTTCAAATGGCGATGATTTAGCAGCAGTTTTAAGACAAAAGGCGTTGGAAAATTTTCTCAAACGCCAAGTTAAATCGTCAGCAAAGAATGCTGGGGATAAGAGAGTGGGCCTCGATAGTGAACCGAATAGTTCATCATTTTTAAAGACTGATCACGCCCCACATACAAGTGCTTTACATAGTGGTCTCAAATCTGTTCAAAAGTTGGCGAAGGCTGATGAAGTGGATAATATCACTGATTTGCCTAGTTCGTCGAAAGCTGGTAATAATGCTTCTCTACCTAGACGTGAGTCAGGAATAAGCCGTCTAACTGAAACGTATACTGCCCCTAGTGGTTTTGCTGATAGCAGAACCAAGTTAGGATTATCATCACCAAGAAAAGAATTTATAGGAGCACGAAACACATGGAGACGACAATCGGTATCACAAGCATCTTCTCTAACAAACCCAGAACAACATATAGGTAAGGATACTAAACAGAAGCTGGAGTCAAAAGAGTTTTCTCAGCGAGACTTGTCGACACCGAAAAAACCTATAAATAAAGACTCTACACAACAGTTGACCTCACATGAGGTTTCTCAGCCAAACCCATTGACACTGAAAACCCCTGTAGATAGGGACTCTAAACAACAGTTTACCTCTCAAGAAGTCTCTCAGCCAAACCTGTCAGCCCCTAAAGTTATTGATCTTCGCTCGATCAAGGGATCTGGATCTTCACGCATAGATAGTACTGCCTCCGCTTCACAACCTTCTGATGTAGTAGAACACGGCTCAAATGAAAATACCAATGAAACCGATGTGGACTCGCAGTTCCAGCAGAAGACAATGTCTGTCATGAGAGGTGGTGAAATGGTGCAG GTAAGCTACAAAGTTTATATTCCGAACAAAGCCCCTGCCTTGGCTCGAAGGCAACTGAAACGCTGA